GCGACGACCGAGAAAGGCGCGGTCCACCTCTTGAAGATGGCCTATCTCGTCTGGTTCTTGAAGAAGCAGCTCGTGGAGAACCGGTCGTCGACCTTGAGAGAGCTCTATTACATCTCCGAGGGCTGGAAGAAGGCGAAGTTCGCCGCGCAGGACGAGAGCAACCTCTTAATCGAGGACCTCGAGATCATCACCGAGGTGCAGCGGGAGGCCTTCCACCTCCGGCCGGAGGAGGACGGGGCCTCGATCTTCGGGCCCGTGCGGCTCAGGGAGACGACACGGCGCGGCGTCAAAGAGATCCACTGCCAGGACGACGTCGGGGAGGCGGGCTACCCCATCCCGAACAACGTCGACAACCTCGAGTTCATCGACCACGACGCGAAGTTCGTGGTCGCCATCGAGACCGGCGGTATGTACGCCCGTCTAATGGAGAACGGGTTCGACGAGGAGTACGGGGCGGTCCTGGTCCACCTCAAGGGGCAGCCGGCCCGCTCGACGCGCCGGGTCTTACGGAGGCTCAACGAGTCGCTCAACCTCCCGGTGGTCGTCTTCACCGACGGCGACCCCTGGTCCTACCGGATCTACGCGAGCGTCGCCTACGGTTCGATCAAGAGCGCCCACATGTCGGAACTCCTTGCGACCCCCCAGGCGCAGTTCGTCGGTGTGCAGCCCTCCGACATCGCCGACTACAACCTCCCCGCCGACCACCTCACGGAGCAGGACATCAACGCCCTGAAGGCGGAGCTGACCGATCCGCGATTTGCGACCGACTACTGGCGGACCCAGATCAACCTGCAGCTCGATATGAAGCTGAAGTCGGAACAACAGGCGTTCGCGAGCCGGGGGCTCGACTTCGTGACGAAGGAGTACCTGCCGAAGCGGTTGTCGGAGATGGGAGTTATCTGAGGGGACTTGCGGGCTCCGGCTGGAGAGAACCCCTCATATTTTGTTCGTACGGCGCCAGCCAGCTCCACGCCTCTTACAGTACACAACGCCGGCAGTCCTGCGCCCCACAGGCGAGGTTCTCGACCTTCCACCGGAGCGCCCACTGCTTGATATCCTTGATCACCCCGACGATCTCCAGCCCGCTCTCGGTGAGAGTGTACTCACTCCTCACGGGGACGGTCCCGGCCTCCACCCTCCGCTTGATAAGGCCTTCTTCCTCGAGTTCCTTCAGTCGGGCCGAGAGGACCTTTGCCGTGATCCCCGGGAGGCGGTCCTTCACCTCGGTGAACCGCCGGGTGTAGCCCTCCCCCTTATAGAGCTCGAGGATGATCAGGAGCGTCCACTTCTTTCCCAGGTACCTGACGGTCTGATTGACCGTACACTCGTCCTGCATGGTATAGTTAGAGAAACCTTCTCCTACTTATACTCAAGTATCAAATCGATACCTTGTATCCTAAAGATACCATGGAGTGAGTACAATGTTCTGCAACCAGTGTGAAGAGACGGCAAAGGGCCTCGGCTGCACCGTACGCGGCGTCTGCGGCAAGGACAAAGAGACCGCCGGGCTCCAGGACGTCCTGATCTACGTCCTCAAAGGGCTCTCGGCGAGGAACCTCGCGGCGATGAAGAACGGCGGCGGAAACCCGGATGCCGGGAGGTTCGTCGGGGGATGCCTCTTTGCGACCCTGACCAACGTGAACTTCGACCCCGCCCGCCTCCGCGATATGATCCGTGAAGCAGCCCGCATCCGCGACGCCCTCCCGGCGTCCGGGAGCGCGGAGCCCGACGCCTGCACCTGGGTGCCGGCAGGCCCCGCGGCGATCGCGGCAAAGGCGCAGGAGATCGTCGCCGCACGGGACGCCGTGGATCCGGACCTGCGGTCGCTCCACGACCTCCTCATCTACGGGCTCAAAGGGATAGGCGCCTACTCCCACCACGCCGCGGCCCTCGGCTACGAGGATCAGGAGATCGCGGCCTTCATGCAGGAGGGGCTTGCCGCCACGCTGCAGGACCTCACCGCCGGGGATATGGTCGGCTACGTGCTCGCGTGCGGCAAAGTCGGCGTCAAAACCTTCGCCCTCCTCGACGCCGCAAACACGACCGCCTACGGGACGCCGGCGATCACGACCGTCAGCACCGCGGCGGGCACGCGGCCGGGGATCCTGGTCACCGGCCACGACCTCAAGGACCTCGCCGACCTCCTCGAGCAGACCCGCGGAGCGGGCGTCGACGTCTACACCCACGGCGAGATGCTCCCGGCGCACGCCTACCCGGCCCTTGCGAAGTACGACCACCTCGTCGGGAACTACGGCGGCTCCTGGCCCTTCCAGCGGGAGGAGTTCGACCGGTTCAACGGCCCCGTCCTCGTCACCACAAACTGCCTCGTCCCCCCGAAGGACTCCTACCGCGACCGGGTCTACACCACCGGGCTCGTCGGGTATGCGGGGTTAAAGCACGTCGACGCCCCGGCAGACGGGAAGAAGGACTTCTCGGCCCTGATCGAGCACGCGAAGCGTTGCGAGCCCCCGCAGGATATCTCCCGCGGCGATCTCATCACCGGGTGCGCCCACGCCCCGGTCCTCGCCATCGCGGATACGGTCATCAGTGCGGTGAAGTCCGGCGCCGTCAAGCGGTTCGTCGTGATGGCCGGCTGCGACGGCCGGCACAGCGGACGGGACTACTACACCCGGTTTGCAGAGGCTCTCCCCGCGGATACGGTCATCCTCACCGCCGGGTGCGCGAAGTACCGCTACAACAGCCTCGACCTTGGCGATATCGGCGGCATCCCCCGCGTCCTCGACGCCGGCCAGTGCAACGACTGCTACTCGCTCGTGGTCATCGCCCAGGCCCTCGCAGAAGCGTTCGGCGTCGGGATCAACGACCTCCCGGTCTCCTACAACATCGCCTGGTACGAGCAGAAGGCGGTGCTCGTCCTCCTCAGCCTCCTCTCGCTCGGCATCAAAGATATCACCCTCGGCCCCCGCCTCCCGGCCTTCGTCTCGCCCGGTATCCTGAAGGTTCTCGTCGAGAACTTCGGGATCAAGGGGATCGCGACGGTCGAGGAGGACCTCGAGCGGATGGTGCCGGGGAACTGAACATTTTTTTGAAAACCTCATTCCGCTGACCAGATCGGGCGTCATGGTCGATCCAGCACCTACATGCAATTTTCGGTGTGGATCTGACCACAATGCTCCAGGTAATGACATGCAGCGCTCACAGGCAGGAGCCCAAAGAAATAAGGGAACTCTTAAGGGATCTAATCGTAGAAAAGACGTAGGAGAAGAGCCGGGGAATGGAGCGAAGGCAGGCCTACGAAAACCTGAAGCGGAACCCGAAAAGTGTGCGGTTCGAAGACCTTTGCCGTGCAGCAGAGGCATTCGGGTTCCGCTTCAGGGGCAAAAAGGGGAGTCACAGGATTTATGTGCGGGAAGGGGTTGCGGAGATCCTGAACTTCCAGAACGTAGGCGGGAAGGCAAAGCCCTATCAGGTTCGCCAACTGCTTAAAGTGATTGAGAACTATAATCTCCTGGAGGATGAGGATGCCGCATAGATACGCGATCGAGATCATCTACAGCGATGAAGATGAGGGGTTCATCGCCGTGGTCCCGGAACTTCCAGGGTGCTCTGCGTTCGGCGGGACCGAGGAAGAAGCACTCCGCGAGGTGAAGGTTGCCGTCTCCCTCTGGCTTGAGGTTGCCCGCGAAGAGGGCAGGGCAATCCCGGAGCCCGCCGGGAGGGAGCGGCTCCGGGATATTCTTGCCGGAAAAGGCGCTGCGTGCAGACCGGGAGCATGAACGGCGCCCTCTCGCACATCCAGGATTTCAGCAGCCGGGTCCATAACCTGCTTTCCCACGCAGTTCTCATTTACCTGAGGCTACCGTAACATACGTGCTTTTTCTGCCCGGATTGAGTCGTGGTATCACCTAAACTCCGCGAGCGCCACCACCGGCACCCCCTCGAGATCGTCGAAGACCAGAGGGTAGACCCGCAGGGTCCAGGGTTCCTCAAGCAGCCTGCCGTAGGAGAGGTCCACGTCCTCGAGCAGGAAGATGTGCGGGGAGCCGCAGAGGAACCCACGGTGGACCTCGGCGCCCGCCTCCGGTTCTGCAGGAATGGCGATGGAGATGGTATCGATCCCGAACAGCCTTAGGGCCGGGTTCTCCCTGCGGAGGAAGCCCGGCACCTCGGGGTGCACCCAGGGGTGCCTCTCCGCGTAGGCACCCGGGTCGCTCTCCCGGACCCGGCCGTTGCCGGTCCGGACGAAGATCGCACGTGAGTTCCGGATCGCGTCGAGGTGCGGAAGGAGGTCCTGGGTCCGGATCGGCTCCTCGCCCTCCTTTTTCACCTCGATGCACCGCACGGGTTCAAAGACCGCTTCCGGCGCAAGGAGACCCCTGACCTGGCCCCCGCCCGGGCAGAAGTGGCGGGGGAGATCGATGTGTGTCCCGGCATGGCTGGAGAAGGAGATCAGGCTCTTCTCCTCCGTATCCCCCTCGTCAAAGGACTTCGTGCGGGTGATCGTGAGCGGTTCCGTGCCGGGGTAGAGCGGCGCTGCCCGGTTCAGGGGGTACGAGATCGGGATGAGCATATGCTCTCCCGTAGATACTCCCGGAGTTGATGAAGGTTCGCCACGACCCCCTCCACCCCCGGCCGGCCGGCAAAGCGATCCGGGTCGCCGGGCGGGATCCTCGCGACGAACCGGACGCCCGTCGCATAGGCCGCCTGCCAGTCGTTCGGGGCGTCGCCGACGAAGAGGGCCTCGCCCGGTGAGGCGCCGGTCTCGGCCAGGATCTCCCTGATGCACTCGGCCTTCGTCTTCGGCGAGCCGTAGATCCGGACGAAATACTTCGTGAGGTCGCGGCGGCGGGCGATCTCGTGCATCTCCCCCTCGGGGGTCGCGGATACGATGTAGAGCGGGAGCCGCCGGGAGCAGTCTTCGAGAAGTTCTTCCGCCCCTTCGACGTACGGGACGGTGAGCATGGCATCGAAGATGAGCCCGACGTACTCGCTCGCGAGCCACTCCTCCTGCTCGGGGGTGAGCGGCTCGTGGAGGATGTTTTCGTAGATGTAACGGTACTTGTCGTACCGGGACATCCCACCGTTCTCGAGGTGGAAGGCGATGATCTCGTCGAGGTGTTCGGGGGCAAAGGAGAAGACCTTCCGGAACGCGGCGGTCTTTAGGGGGAGGGATTCGACGACGACGCCGTCGAAGTCGAGGATGAGGGTGGTGAGCATAACGAGTACTGACATTGACTGCCGGCTACTAGTACCTGACGGCCGCAGGAATTGATGGGGGCGGCAGGAACCTCGATGCCTGCCGGTCATCCAGATCGGGATGTGCCGTCCAGGCCCCGGTACATCCGCAGGAGGTCCGCCTCCATCGCGGACCAGTTATACCTTTCAAGAACCGCCCGCCTCCCGTTTGCGCCCATCCTCCGCGCCTCGTCCGGGTGGTCGAAGAGGTAGGCGATTGCGTCGGCGATCTCCTCCACGCTCCCCGGATCGACGAGGATGCCGCAGTCCGCCCGGGTAACGATATTACGGATCTCCGGCAGGTCGCTTGCGATGACCGGGAGCCCGATAAGCATGTAGTCGAAGAGCTTGTTCGGCAAGCCGATGGAGATGTTGTAGTATGTCGGCTGGAAGACAAGGAGCCCCGCGGTACCCTCGCTCAGCCTCTCGTACATTGCCCTGTAGGGAAGGAAACCGGTTGAGGTGACGAACCCTTCCCGGCCGGAGCCGCTGATCCGTTCCCTGAGATCTTCCCGGACGTTTCCGACGAGCGTGAGGGACACATCGGGATAGCGTTCCCGGGCCCGCTCGACGGCCCGAACGCACTCGTCGACCCCATGGAACGACTGCATATTGCCTGCCATGAACATGAGGTCCCGGCCGTTCCGGTCCAGGTTATAGGGAACATCAAGGTCGGCGATGGAGTAGTTCGAGAGGATGAGCGGGTCGAACCCCCTCTCCCTGAACCGCGCCGCAACGCTCTCGCTCACGGCAAACGTGCCCTCGGCCCGGCGGGCCAGGGCAATCTCCACCCGCGAGACGAGCGCGGAAAGCATCCTCTGTCCCGGGGTGCCGTTACGGATGCCGAGATCGAACGGGATCTCCGAGGGCCAGTGCTCGTGAATGTCGTAGACGAGCCGTTTCCCTTTGAGGTACTTCGCAAGGACCCCGATGAGGAGAGCGTCGGGCTCATGGCAGTGGTAGACGTCGGCGTCCTCGGCGAGGCATGCCCGGAGAAGCCGGAGAAGCGTGAAGGGGTGGAGGGCGACGGAGTCCGGCCGTTCTACGGTGACGATGCGGATCCCGTCCGCGACGCTGCTGCCGCTCCTGTCCGAAGGGGCGATGATCGTGACCTCATGCTCCTTTGCAAGGCTCTTTGCCTCTTTCTGAAATATCCTGCCGTCGCCGGGTCCGTGCGTGGACGTAAGCATGCAGATCTTCATAGCCGTATCGACCGGACCTACCAGGCGCGAGTGCCGGGCTTCAGATCGTTCCGCATAAGGATCTGATACCATGATATATCCTGCTTGCCCTCTCCTTCCAGGTGTGGCTCTCGCGTATGCGGCAGAGTGCCCGCCCCATCTCTTCGCGCACCTCCGGATGGAAGATCAGGCGCTCGATGGCCTCCGCCATCTCCGGCACCGAATAGTCCGCATAGGTAAAGCCGCCCTCATCGTCGATATCCATCAAGGACTCGCACTTCGTGCAGAGGATTGGTCTCGCCGCCCCGATGTATTCGAAGAGTTTCGTGGGGGATGCCAGGTTCAGGTATGGTTCCCCCGGGTTGTAGGGCAGCACGAGGAGATCCATCGGAGCGAGCGCGGCGGGGATCGCGCTCCTTGGAAGTTCGGCTCTCACGATAAAATCGCTTCTTTCAATCGTCTCCTTGAGGTCGTCCGGGATCCCGGGTCCGTACGGCCCGATGAGGTGCAAGCGGATCCAGGGGTAACGCTCCCGCAGGATACCGCATGAACTCACCAGAAGATCGATCCCCCTGTTCTTTGTCAGCGCTCCTGTATAGCAGATGTTGAACCGCCCTTCGACCGGAGAATACGGTGCAGAGTGTTGCGTGAAGAACTCCTCTTCAACCCCGTTCGGGACGAATACAACAGGTGTCCCGTCGAGATGATACGTTCGCCTGATCCGCTCCCACATCCGCGGGTTCAGCGCGATGAGGAGTGTTGCCCGGCCCAGGCAGTAGCCTTCCGTCCTCTGCGGCACCCCGAACTGCCCGTCGCCGACTGCCGCGGCCTGTTCCCGCGTATCGTGGATATCCACGACGGTCGGGATCCTGCAGGCCGTGCAGAGACGGAACAAAAGCCTGTTCTGAAACGTCGTCAGCGAATGCGGATACGCAAAAAAAGCCAGGGGCCGGTCTTTTAAGAGGCGGTATGCGGAGCGAAGGGCGACGGTGGTTTTGATGACGTTGTTGCAGAGCCTTTCCGGAAGGCCCTGTCCGGGTAGAACCTCGAACGAGATCGTGTCAACTCCGAGATCCTCGTACCGGGTGAGTTCTCCGAGCAGAAATCGGATCCTCGTGTACGTGGGGGACCAGTTCCCGTCGTCCCTGAGGACGGCCCCGTTGAGAACCGCAAAGATCCGGATCATGCCGGATTCTCTTCAATCACTCTGCAGATCTTCTCCCTCCTTTCTTCAAGGGAGAACTTCGCCTGGACCCTGGCCCTTGCCGCCCTGCCCCCGTCGGAGTGCAGCGCCTCCATTATCGCCGTCGACGTCGCCTGCACATCGCCGTAGGGTACCACGAACCCCGTACCCCCCACCACCTCAGGGAGGGCGCCCCTCTCGGTCACCACGGGGACGCACTCGCAGGACATCGCTTCGGCGAGCGCGACACCGAACGACTCCCGGTAAGAGAGCTGGCAGTAGACCTTTGCTCGGCGGTACCAGCGCAGGAGTTCTTCCTGGGAGGGGGACGGGACAAACGTGACGTTCTGTGGGGCGCTCCGTCTCAGATCCTCGATGCTTCCGTCAAGGACGCGGCCGACGACGGCGAACCGGAGATCCGGGAGGCTCCTTGCGGCGTTGAGGAACGTGTCAAGGCCCTTGAGCGTGATGTTGTTTTTACTGATCTGGCAGACCGTGATGACGAGATCCTCCTTCGTCTCTCCCGGGGTGAACTGTGCACAGTCGATGCCGTTATAGACGACCGCAACGTGGCGTCGCTCACTCAGGTTGAGTATCTCCCGCCTGTTGAACTCCGAGACCGCGAGGATGTGATCGGCGTTTCCGATGATGTAGTTCACCCTCTTTGCGAGTTTCGGGTCGAGCAGGGCACCGTACCCGATCTCCGGCTCTTTTGCGACCTCATACCCGCCGATGACGACGAGGGTTCTCTTCCCGAGGAGGTTCGCCAGTCTTACCGCGAGATACGAGTGGTTGTGGGCGAACCAGGAGTAGGTGAGATCTGCCCAGAGGACCCCCCGCAGGATCTCGAATGAGATCAGGAGGGACCGCTTCAGGCCGTTTTTTCCCTGGTAGTCGCTGATGACGGTCTCCCTGACCAGGTATTCCTGCCGGAGCGTCTTCAGGTCCCGCTCCGTAAACGTGGAAGGAGAGGGGGATACCAGAAATACCTTCTTTTGTCGTTCTGTTTCATGCTGCTCCACGTAAGGCCTCCGGGATTCGAGCAGGCTGAATAATCAGCCGTCCGGTGGGGACCGTATTCGCGTGGGGAGATATATATTTTTCATCGAATATGCTGCCGAATAACGGTGACAAGGGAGCCGGGAAGCAGGTGTCCTGCATGAGCAGCGGGAGTCGCTCCGTGACGGGGTATCCGGCCGTGGAGACTCCGAGCAGGCGATCCCTTCGCTACGTGAGGCCGCCCTGCACCCCGGAAACGCCAGCCAGGCCGACACCGGCATTTGGCGTCTGTACGTTGAAGATCCTCATCCAGCGCCCGAACAGGATCCATCTCCAGACCATTGCGCTGACGGGGTCGTCTCCCGTGAACATGCGCTCCAGTTTACCAAGGACTTCCTTCGTTAAAATGCCCTTCGAGTCCTGGACGGCCTCTACGAGCAGCCGGCGGAAGATCTCGGGGTCCTCGTACCGGAGCCAGTGCTCCTCTGCCGTGTAGAAACCCATCTTGTCCATACGCATGCGCACCCTCTCGGGGAGGATGCCCGACATCGCCTCACGCAGTATCCGCTTGGTCACGCCTTCGTGGATGCGGTACTCCTCAGGGAGACTCATCACGTACTCGACCAGGCGATAGTCCAGGAACGGCACCCTCGACTCGACGGAGTGAGCCATAGAGTTCCGGTCCTCCCAGTGGAGGAGGCTTGGCAGACTCACCCAGAGCATCTGGTCAAGAGCGATCGACTGTGTGGTCGTGAGGGAAGGCCCGGAGCGTGCCGCGAAAGACCGCTCTGCTCCCGATGCGGCAGCGTTATACGCGGAGAGCAGACCGGTGTTGAGCCAGGAGGAACCGGCCTGGCCCGACGTGGCGTAGGGTTTCATGATCTCCCTGACGGAAGAGGGCAGCAGGTAGTATCCCATCATGGAGAGCGACTGAAACTCGGAGAGACCGTGCCTTGACTTGACCGCCCGGATATCCCGCCAGAGCATCTTCCATTTCATACTGTGGAAGTGGTCCGCGTATCGGCACCCGAAGAACCACTGGTATCCGCAGAGTTGTTCGTCGGCGCCCTGACCGTCCAGCAGGACCTTCACCCCGTGGTTTGCGGCAAGCTCGAAGACAAGCCACTGGGCGTAGATGCTTGTCGTCTTGAACGGTTCATCCTGGTACCAGACGAGCTCATCGAGTTCCTCAAGCAGCTCCTCAAAGGAAGGATACGTGTAATGCGCCTCAATACCCCGTGCGCTGATAACTTCGTCGGCGTATTCGCGCTCGTCATACTCTTTTACATCCGAGCAGGCAGAGAACGTCTTCTGGAACCCCTCTTTCTGCTCCTCCCGGAGAAGGTCGTTTGCCAGGCAGACGATGGACGAGGAGTCGAGCCCGCCTGATAGGCAGGAGCCGCCGGGGACGTCCGAACGCAGCCGTAGTCGGACCGAGTCCCGGAGCAGCCGCCCGAACTCCGTCACCGCTTCATCAAACGTCCCGGAGAACTGGTGCGGGTCGAGGCGATACCACCGGTAGACCGGGAGAGCAGTATCAATCTCGCCCACCCGGAACTCCGCGGCCTCACCGCCCCGGAGCTGGTATACCCCGGCAAAGAGCGTCTCGGATGTGTGGTCGAGGAGGTTCGAGACCAGGTAGTCGTAAACCCGCGGCCCGTTCACGTGGGGGTTCCAGCCGGGAAGGACTGTGAAGGCTTTGATCTCTGAAGCCATCGCGAGGAACCCTTCGGGAGAGAACCAGTAGTAGAGAGGTTTGACCCCAAAACGGTCACGGGCGACGAAGACCTTCTGTTCTTGAGTATCGTAGATGACGAACGCCCACATGCCGTTGAGGCGGTGGAGGCAGTCGCGGCCCCAGTGTGCGTATGCGGCAAGGAGAACCTCTGTATCGGTGCTTGAGGCGAACCGGTGTCCGTACGCCTCGAGTTCGAGCCGGAGTTCGCGGTAGTTGTAGATCTCCCCGTTGTACACGATCCAGTATCGCCGGTCCGGCGAACACATCGGCTGGTGGCCTGCCGGGGTGGGATCGATGATCGAGAGGCGGCGGTGGCCGAGCGCTAACACTGCACGTTCGGGGAGACCACCCGGAGTGGGATGTTGCGGGGCATACGCCAGATCGGATCCGTACACCGCAAGAGGCGTGTCTTCACCGCCGAATATCGAGATCTCCCGAGGGTTTTGCCCGAAAAAAACTGACCCTTCATCGTCAGGCCCACGGTGCCGCAGGATATCGGTCATTACCGTGATATGTCTGAGTTGCTCCGGCAAACCACCTAACATTACAAGCGCTGCGATCCCGCACATGGGGGTAATCCGAACTATATATGATATAAGTCAATAAAAATACGTTGCTCACATTCCCAAAGGTTTATCCCGGAGCACCGATTCTTCCGTGAACTTCGCGCAGGCAAACGACACAAACAGCCTTTCAAGATCCGGCTTGTCTGAAAGACAGAGTGCCTGTACACCTCCTTTATCCACTATAGCACGGACAAGCGCTGAAACACGCTCTTCTGCCATCCCCGCACCCTGAAGATAGGTGATTGCCCGGGGGTCGGCAACCCAGTGCTCCGGGACATCGCCATCGATCAGGCGGAGGTAACGCTCCGCCACCCGCACCGGATTCCACTGCGTTTGGACGAAGTCTCGTGCCCGCCTGCCAACCTCCGCTCGATAGCCGGCATCGGTGACGAGCGGTTCGAGGGCGTCTTCTATCTCGGCCGGGTAGCAGTAGATAGCAGGCGGGATCACGTCAGCGGCATAATCATCCCAGATATAGCGCGCATAATAGCCGCCGACAACTGCCGGTTTCCCGTACCAGGCGGCTTCGGTCGCAAACACCGCCATTGGGGTGTCCGAGTAGAGTTGATCGACGACGATGTCGCACCGTTGCAGTTCGTCAAGAACAACCGCATGCGGTTTTCCGGTAATCTCAAAGTACTCGATCGGGTAGCCCTTTGCCTGTAATGAACGGATGGCATCACGGATCGCCGGCGTCCCCTTGGCGTCAGGATCAGACGGGGAGTGCAGGATCCGAACAATCCCGTTTCGCATGCGAGAATCGTTCTCTTCTACCGAAGCACGGGCAAACGGGATACCGATGTTTAGCCCCTTCACAAACTGCCGTGCCTGCAGGTGGGCTGCTGCAGGGTGATGGACCGTAACGTCCGCAAACCGCTCAATCCATCGGATCTTCCGCTTCTGCATGCGGGTCATACGCATACATCGACGCGGATCATCGATATCGGCGGATTTGCAGAGAGCTCCATCGATGTATGGCGGGCGGCCATCGCTCCCGAAGAAGATGTAGATAACGCGTTTTCCGAGAAGGCGGAGGAGGGGGAGATCGAGGTAGCCAAGAAACGTCGAATTGTAGCCCAGAATGAAGACATCGAAGCGAATAATCGCCCAAACAAACACAGGCAAATTCAGGGCATAGAAGACAGCATACCACAGGTACTTTAACAGAGTGCGGCCCTGCTGCGCCCGCTTCCAGAGACTTTTTTGCCAAGCGACAAGGCAGATCGGGACATCATCGCCTGCATATCCAAATACATGACCTTTCTGGTTGATGAATGTGCAGTCGAGCCCCAACTCCTGAAACCCAGTCTTCAGATTGGCATTGTAGCCCGCGATCTCGACAAGTCCGATGAGTATTCTTCGACGGTCCATGATGCCTACAACAATATCGCCATATTTGCTGAAATAGGATTCCCATTCGGGCGGCAGCGAATCCGTACCCCGCATTGAAAACAGGGATGACACGGGTAAAACAGTATTTATCAGTACACACTTCAAATCATTGGAGAGGAGGAGCCAGTGGAGATCATAGACTGCCATGCGCACGTAACTGCATCGGGACA
This portion of the Methanoculleus caldifontis genome encodes:
- a CDS encoding DNA topoisomerase IV subunit A; this encodes MSREEMDALAKERLVHIARGWYDQMRDGVVPFIRLPTRTKQNIAYDDATEVWKYGEKESTRSATTEKGAVHLLKMAYLVWFLKKQLVENRSSTLRELYYISEGWKKAKFAAQDESNLLIEDLEIITEVQREAFHLRPEEDGASIFGPVRLRETTRRGVKEIHCQDDVGEAGYPIPNNVDNLEFIDHDAKFVVAIETGGMYARLMENGFDEEYGAVLVHLKGQPARSTRRVLRRLNESLNLPVVVFTDGDPWSYRIYASVAYGSIKSAHMSELLATPQAQFVGVQPSDIADYNLPADHLTEQDINALKAELTDPRFATDYWRTQINLQLDMKLKSEQQAFASRGLDFVTKEYLPKRLSEMGVI
- a CDS encoding winged helix-turn-helix transcriptional regulator, producing the protein MQDECTVNQTVRYLGKKWTLLIILELYKGEGYTRRFTEVKDRLPGITAKVLSARLKELEEEGLIKRRVEAGTVPVRSEYTLTESGLEIVGVIKDIKQWALRWKVENLACGAQDCRRCVL
- the hcp gene encoding hydroxylamine reductase gives rise to the protein MFCNQCEETAKGLGCTVRGVCGKDKETAGLQDVLIYVLKGLSARNLAAMKNGGGNPDAGRFVGGCLFATLTNVNFDPARLRDMIREAARIRDALPASGSAEPDACTWVPAGPAAIAAKAQEIVAARDAVDPDLRSLHDLLIYGLKGIGAYSHHAAALGYEDQEIAAFMQEGLAATLQDLTAGDMVGYVLACGKVGVKTFALLDAANTTAYGTPAITTVSTAAGTRPGILVTGHDLKDLADLLEQTRGAGVDVYTHGEMLPAHAYPALAKYDHLVGNYGGSWPFQREEFDRFNGPVLVTTNCLVPPKDSYRDRVYTTGLVGYAGLKHVDAPADGKKDFSALIEHAKRCEPPQDISRGDLITGCAHAPVLAIADTVISAVKSGAVKRFVVMAGCDGRHSGRDYYTRFAEALPADTVILTAGCAKYRYNSLDLGDIGGIPRVLDAGQCNDCYSLVVIAQALAEAFGVGINDLPVSYNIAWYEQKAVLVLLSLLSLGIKDITLGPRLPAFVSPGILKVLVENFGIKGIATVEEDLERMVPGN
- a CDS encoding type II toxin-antitoxin system HicA family toxin gives rise to the protein MERRQAYENLKRNPKSVRFEDLCRAAEAFGFRFRGKKGSHRIYVREGVAEILNFQNVGGKAKPYQVRQLLKVIENYNLLEDEDAA
- a CDS encoding type II toxin-antitoxin system HicB family antitoxin; the protein is MPHRYAIEIIYSDEDEGFIAVVPELPGCSAFGGTEEEALREVKVAVSLWLEVAREEGRAIPEPAGRERLRDILAGKGAACRPGA
- a CDS encoding cyclase family protein, producing the protein MLIPISYPLNRAAPLYPGTEPLTITRTKSFDEGDTEEKSLISFSSHAGTHIDLPRHFCPGGGQVRGLLAPEAVFEPVRCIEVKKEGEEPIRTQDLLPHLDAIRNSRAIFVRTGNGRVRESDPGAYAERHPWVHPEVPGFLRRENPALRLFGIDTISIAIPAEPEAGAEVHRGFLCGSPHIFLLEDVDLSYGRLLEEPWTLRVYPLVFDDLEGVPVVALAEFR
- a CDS encoding HAD family hydrolase — encoded protein: MSVLVMLTTLILDFDGVVVESLPLKTAAFRKVFSFAPEHLDEIIAFHLENGGMSRYDKYRYIYENILHEPLTPEQEEWLASEYVGLIFDAMLTVPYVEGAEELLEDCSRRLPLYIVSATPEGEMHEIARRRDLTKYFVRIYGSPKTKAECIREILAETGASPGEALFVGDAPNDWQAAYATGVRFVARIPPGDPDRFAGRPGVEGVVANLHQLREYLRESICSSRSRTP
- a CDS encoding glycosyltransferase family 4 protein → MVSDPYAERSEARHSRLVGPVDTAMKICMLTSTHGPGDGRIFQKEAKSLAKEHEVTIIAPSDRSGSSVADGIRIVTVERPDSVALHPFTLLRLLRACLAEDADVYHCHEPDALLIGVLAKYLKGKRLVYDIHEHWPSEIPFDLGIRNGTPGQRMLSALVSRVEIALARRAEGTFAVSESVAARFRERGFDPLILSNYSIADLDVPYNLDRNGRDLMFMAGNMQSFHGVDECVRAVERARERYPDVSLTLVGNVREDLRERISGSGREGFVTSTGFLPYRAMYERLSEGTAGLLVFQPTYYNISIGLPNKLFDYMLIGLPVIASDLPEIRNIVTRADCGILVDPGSVEEIADAIAYLFDHPDEARRMGANGRRAVLERYNWSAMEADLLRMYRGLDGTSRSG
- a CDS encoding glycosyltransferase; the protein is MIRIFAVLNGAVLRDDGNWSPTYTRIRFLLGELTRYEDLGVDTISFEVLPGQGLPERLCNNVIKTTVALRSAYRLLKDRPLAFFAYPHSLTTFQNRLLFRLCTACRIPTVVDIHDTREQAAAVGDGQFGVPQRTEGYCLGRATLLIALNPRMWERIRRTYHLDGTPVVFVPNGVEEEFFTQHSAPYSPVEGRFNICYTGALTKNRGIDLLVSSCGILRERYPWIRLHLIGPYGPGIPDDLKETIERSDFIVRAELPRSAIPAALAPMDLLVLPYNPGEPYLNLASPTKLFEYIGAARPILCTKCESLMDIDDEGGFTYADYSVPEMAEAIERLIFHPEVREEMGRALCRIRESHTWKERASRIYHGIRSLCGTI
- a CDS encoding glycosyltransferase family 4 protein — encoded protein: MEQHETERQKKVFLVSPSPSTFTERDLKTLRQEYLVRETVISDYQGKNGLKRSLLISFEILRGVLWADLTYSWFAHNHSYLAVRLANLLGKRTLVVIGGYEVAKEPEIGYGALLDPKLAKRVNYIIGNADHILAVSEFNRREILNLSERRHVAVVYNGIDCAQFTPGETKEDLVITVCQISKNNITLKGLDTFLNAARSLPDLRFAVVGRVLDGSIEDLRRSAPQNVTFVPSPSQEELLRWYRRAKVYCQLSYRESFGVALAEAMSCECVPVVTERGALPEVVGGTGFVVPYGDVQATSTAIMEALHSDGGRAARARVQAKFSLEERREKICRVIEENPA